Proteins from a single region of Aerococcus viridans:
- a CDS encoding CsbD family protein, producing the protein MSNENNGTFDKIKGAVNETVGKVTGDKEQEGKGKGQQARGEVEEKVNEAKDRFSDAKDDAQGRLDGFTKKDEE; encoded by the coding sequence ATGTCAAACGAAAACAATGGAACTTTCGATAAAATTAAAGGTGCAGTAAATGAAACAGTTGGTAAAGTAACTGGTGATAAAGAGCAAGAAGGCAAAGGTAAAGGCCAACAAGCTCGTGGCGAAGTTGAAGAAAAAGTCAACGAAGCTAAAGATAGATTTAGCGATGCAAAAGATGATGCTCAAGGTCGTCTAGATGGCTTTACTAAAAAAGACGAAGAATAA
- a CDS encoding ISL3 family transposase, with translation MSHITIIKQLCGILDNNIQIGVPEGMTMLPTEKYQDVNYIVVEGILTFKPKACIQCGVKNTGSHDLIKHGFKPTIIRLPNSVSNPILLKLKKQRFYCKHCAQTFIAETPLVQKYCCISNSIKSQISSELVETQSMRLIAKRYHVSSPTVARILLKAGKGLSPKGNYLPSNLGIDEFKSTNRVANAMSAVLVDTHNRRLIDIIVDRKQASLIDYFASFTWAARSSVKTVSIDLYTPYLEVIRTSFPNAKIVIDRFHIVKLLNETINSVRIKAMNIVKNSRPSDYRKLKKQWKLLLKNAEDLNFTDTYYVRQFGEEISEQRIVDFLLNISPDLLVTYTLMNELKYAISTHNIELFDEILKSTRKITLPRRARRTIRTLQKFLPYIHNSLTYTVSNGPTEGINNKIKLIKRTGFGYANFFNLRARILVQFKLKYKPSNPAPSTYEAMAS, from the coding sequence ATGTCCCATATAACTATTATAAAACAACTTTGCGGAATTCTCGACAATAATATTCAAATTGGTGTACCAGAGGGAATGACTATGCTTCCAACTGAAAAGTATCAAGATGTGAATTATATAGTCGTTGAAGGCATCTTAACCTTCAAGCCTAAGGCTTGTATCCAATGTGGTGTAAAGAATACAGGAAGCCATGATCTGATTAAACATGGGTTTAAGCCTACAATTATAAGATTACCTAATTCAGTTTCAAATCCGATATTGCTAAAACTAAAGAAGCAACGATTTTATTGTAAACATTGCGCGCAAACCTTTATTGCTGAAACACCTTTAGTACAGAAATACTGCTGTATCTCAAACTCAATAAAAAGTCAGATAAGTTCAGAATTAGTTGAAACACAATCCATGCGATTAATCGCTAAACGATATCACGTGTCGTCTCCAACAGTCGCTAGGATTCTACTGAAAGCTGGTAAAGGACTATCACCAAAAGGAAACTATCTGCCTAGTAACCTTGGTATAGATGAGTTTAAATCTACTAATCGAGTAGCCAATGCGATGAGTGCTGTCCTTGTGGACACCCATAATAGAAGGTTGATTGATATTATTGTTGATCGGAAACAAGCTTCTCTAATCGATTACTTTGCTTCCTTTACTTGGGCTGCTAGAAGTAGTGTGAAAACTGTTTCTATCGATTTGTATACACCCTATCTTGAAGTAATACGTACTAGTTTTCCTAATGCTAAGATTGTAATTGATCGATTCCATATCGTGAAGTTACTAAATGAGACAATTAATTCTGTTCGTATTAAAGCTATGAATATCGTGAAAAATAGCCGACCATCTGACTACAGAAAACTTAAAAAACAATGGAAGTTGTTGCTAAAAAATGCTGAAGACTTAAATTTCACTGATACATATTATGTTCGCCAATTTGGTGAAGAAATTTCGGAACAGCGCATTGTTGATTTCCTATTGAATATTTCGCCGGATTTATTAGTAACATATACTCTAATGAATGAGCTTAAGTACGCAATTTCTACGCATAACATTGAGCTATTTGATGAAATATTGAAGAGCACAAGGAAAATAACCTTGCCTCGACGTGCGAGAAGAACTATCAGAACTTTACAGAAGTTTTTACCATATATCCATAATTCATTAACTTATACCGTCTCAAACGGACCTACCGAAGGTATTAATAATAAGATTAAATTAATTAAGCGTACTGGTTTCGGATATGCTAATTTCTTTAATTTACGCGCTAGAATACTAGTCCAATTCAAACTAAAATACAAACCTTCAAACCCAGCACCATCCACTTATGAAGCAATGGCAAGCTAA
- a CDS encoding histidine phosphatase family protein produces MSKGVTIYFMRHGETYLNYYGRMQGWADAPLTPRGEEDVRSSGRGLADVEFSAVYTSDLQRTVKTAELILDENKATAKDIEIEKRPEFREVFFGSFEGLDARGLWDKVTEIVTGKDGSYTGATSDESVRLELNAFKEMDPYHDAENFMEFWMRVELGLIDVITKHRETDQTILIVSHGMTIRNMIHELIPQFKIDSMLDNASVSVVRYQDGLYHLEAFNQTDHFARKEINDQETDLDHEDIS; encoded by the coding sequence ATGTCAAAAGGTGTGACGATTTACTTCATGCGTCATGGAGAAACGTATCTAAACTATTATGGACGTATGCAAGGGTGGGCTGATGCGCCACTAACGCCACGCGGAGAAGAAGATGTACGTAGCAGTGGTCGTGGATTGGCCGATGTAGAATTTTCAGCAGTATATACCAGTGATTTACAACGTACGGTAAAAACAGCAGAACTTATTCTAGACGAAAATAAGGCAACTGCTAAAGATATTGAAATTGAGAAACGTCCAGAGTTTAGAGAAGTCTTCTTTGGTTCTTTTGAAGGATTAGATGCAAGAGGTTTATGGGACAAAGTAACAGAGATTGTTACTGGTAAAGATGGTTCCTATACTGGCGCAACTTCAGATGAAAGTGTGCGCTTAGAATTGAATGCCTTCAAAGAAATGGATCCATACCATGATGCGGAAAACTTTATGGAATTTTGGATGCGCGTGGAATTAGGTTTGATCGACGTGATCACTAAACACAGAGAAACTGATCAAACGATTCTAATTGTGAGTCACGGGATGACTATCCGTAATATGATCCACGAATTAATCCCACAATTTAAAATTGATTCAATGCTAGATAATGCTAGTGTGTCCGTGGTTAGATATCAAGATGGTTTATACCACCTAGAAGCTTTTAACCAAACAGACCACTTTGCCCGTAAAGAAATTAATGACCAAGAAACTGATCTTGATCATGAGGATATCTCTTAA
- a CDS encoding fructose-1,6-bisphosphatase produces the protein MDYNERYLLLLSEQFPDIASVTTEIINLEAIMELPKATEHFISDLHGEYDAVAHVLRNGSGNIKEKIREVFQNRLSTNEMNQLATLVYYPEEKLDRVLADITDVEEEHEFYTLTISRMVELGQFVVSKYTRSKVRKAMPKDMSYILEELLFKDSVLTNKGSYYWNIIQNVIELGAANRLIEALSELMQELVVDHLHVLGDIYDRGPSPDKIIDLLATQKSIDIQWGNHDAIWMGAASGSRVLIANVLRICARYDNLEIIEDGYGISLRPLVAFAEATYPDDSIAEFMPKIDETVDHFPEEVKQIAKMQQAITIIQFKLEAQVIKRHPEFQTDNRLFLDKLDLEKGTVLVGGKEYDLKNTTFPTVDPADPFKLTEDEEFVMAKLQAGFLNSDRLQKHIAYLYSKGSLYKVYNENLLYHGCIPMNEDMSFKAVEIHGRSYAGRELLDQFEKSMRQAFAAQGPNEDENPDLDYMWYIWQGEGSSLFGKTKMTTFERYYIEDAETHHEPKNIYYSLRDDKECAELILSEFGIHPDRGHIVNGHTPVKERKGEDPVKADGKLLVIDGGFSKAYQPTTGLAGYTLLYNSFGMLLVSHQPFSSIEDAVEHETDIVSTRRIIDKELERLQVRQTDVGVKLEDQVAQLKKLLHAYRNGTIRPRVV, from the coding sequence ATGGACTACAATGAACGTTATTTGTTATTATTATCTGAGCAATTTCCCGATATTGCCTCAGTAACAACTGAAATCATTAATCTAGAAGCGATTATGGAATTACCAAAAGCCACAGAACATTTTATTAGTGACCTCCATGGCGAGTACGATGCTGTTGCACACGTGTTACGGAATGGGTCGGGGAATATTAAAGAAAAGATCCGTGAAGTATTCCAAAACAGGTTATCTACGAATGAAATGAACCAGTTGGCAACCCTTGTCTACTATCCTGAAGAGAAGCTAGACCGTGTGTTAGCGGATATTACAGATGTAGAGGAAGAGCATGAATTCTATACGTTAACAATTTCTAGAATGGTGGAGTTAGGACAATTTGTTGTGTCTAAATACACTCGTTCAAAGGTTCGTAAAGCTATGCCAAAAGACATGTCTTACATTCTTGAGGAGTTGCTATTTAAGGATTCTGTCTTGACCAACAAGGGGTCTTATTATTGGAACATCATTCAAAATGTAATCGAATTAGGGGCAGCAAACCGTTTAATTGAAGCCTTGTCTGAATTGATGCAAGAACTTGTTGTCGATCATTTACACGTTTTAGGGGACATCTATGACCGTGGGCCGTCACCTGATAAAATTATCGACTTGTTGGCTACTCAGAAATCCATCGATATCCAATGGGGGAACCATGACGCCATTTGGATGGGGGCTGCTTCAGGGTCACGCGTCTTGATCGCCAACGTATTACGGATTTGTGCCCGTTATGACAACTTAGAAATCATCGAGGATGGCTATGGTATTTCACTGAGACCCTTGGTGGCATTCGCGGAGGCTACATACCCGGATGACTCTATCGCAGAATTCATGCCTAAGATTGACGAAACGGTAGACCATTTTCCAGAAGAAGTAAAACAAATTGCCAAGATGCAGCAGGCAATCACGATTATTCAATTTAAATTAGAAGCGCAAGTCATTAAACGCCACCCTGAATTCCAAACCGACAACCGCCTATTCCTTGATAAATTAGACTTGGAAAAAGGGACTGTACTCGTTGGTGGGAAGGAATATGACTTGAAGAATACGACGTTCCCTACGGTAGACCCGGCAGATCCGTTCAAACTAACCGAGGATGAAGAGTTTGTGATGGCTAAATTGCAAGCTGGTTTCTTAAACTCTGACCGTCTGCAAAAGCATATTGCCTACCTATATAGTAAGGGGTCATTGTATAAAGTCTACAATGAAAACCTGTTATATCACGGTTGTATTCCGATGAATGAAGATATGTCATTTAAGGCGGTTGAAATTCACGGCCGTTCATATGCAGGACGGGAATTGTTGGATCAATTTGAGAAGTCTATGCGTCAAGCTTTTGCGGCTCAAGGACCAAATGAAGACGAAAACCCTGATTTGGATTACATGTGGTATATCTGGCAAGGGGAAGGGTCGTCGCTATTTGGAAAGACCAAGATGACGACGTTTGAGCGTTACTATATTGAGGATGCTGAAACACATCATGAGCCAAAAAATATTTACTATAGTTTACGTGATGACAAAGAGTGTGCTGAATTGATTTTAAGCGAGTTTGGTATTCATCCAGATCGAGGGCACATTGTAAACGGTCATACACCGGTAAAAGAGCGTAAGGGTGAAGACCCAGTTAAAGCGGACGGTAAACTCTTAGTGATTGACGGCGGTTTTTCAAAAGCTTATCAACCAACCACAGGCCTAGCAGGTTATACCTTACTATATAATTCGTTTGGTATGTTATTAGTGAGCCACCAGCCATTCTCTAGTATTGAGGATGCAGTGGAACATGAAACAGATATCGTATCTACACGTCGAATTATCGATAAAGAGCTAGAACGATTACAAGTGCGCCAAACCGATGTAGGGGTTAAACTGGAAGACCAAGTCGCCCAGTTAAAAAAATTACTTCATGCCTATAGAAATGGTACAATAAGACCAAGAGTAGTGTAA
- the smpB gene encoding SsrA-binding protein SmpB, producing the protein MAKGKKVQKNDDNVVARNRKANHDFTILDTIECGVVLTGTEIKSVRQSRLNLKDGFARIDRGEVWMYNVHISEFEQGNMFNHDPLRPRKLLLKKAEISKLQKETQREGHTLVPLKVYIKRGYAKVLLGVAEGKKKYDKRRALKEKDMKREAQRALKI; encoded by the coding sequence ATGGCAAAAGGCAAGAAAGTGCAGAAAAATGACGATAACGTCGTTGCACGTAATCGAAAAGCCAATCATGATTTTACGATTTTAGATACAATCGAGTGTGGCGTAGTCCTAACGGGGACTGAAATTAAATCTGTCCGCCAATCACGCTTGAATTTAAAAGATGGGTTCGCAAGAATCGACCGCGGAGAAGTCTGGATGTACAATGTCCATATTTCCGAGTTTGAGCAGGGGAACATGTTTAACCATGACCCACTACGTCCACGTAAACTTTTATTGAAGAAGGCTGAAATTAGTAAGTTACAAAAAGAGACACAAAGGGAAGGTCATACCCTAGTGCCACTAAAAGTCTATATTAAACGCGGTTACGCAAAAGTCCTATTAGGTGTAGCCGAAGGTAAGAAAAAATATGACAAACGTCGTGCTTTGAAAGAGAAAGATATGAAACGAGAAGCGCAACGAGCATTGAAAATTTAA
- the rnr gene encoding ribonuclease R, protein MSRKINYMKKEILAELASSEENYTAQTLSQALSYDQADDFADLVKTLAKLEQAGDIAITSNGTLSIKQDKTTYTGVFTQNARGFGFVKTDELEKDIFIGKGKTNGALQNDEVRVKITREAHPANDKSAEGEIAEVLVRHTTRLTGEFTPFNDNDKASTGFIGSVKPQNHGLDNLTALVRPDGLHPVEGEIVVVELVDYPDDQHPFAVVGNVIQQIGHKNEPGVDILAILNMFEIPHEFPNEVLDHANEVPETISNDDLKGRKDHRDLLTITIDGADAKDLDDAISLSKLSNGNFQLGVHIADVSYYVTEDSAMDKEAYERGTSVYLTDRVVPMLPQRLSNGICSLHPDVDRLTMTAIMEIDHNGGIVDYDIHPSIIHSDYRMTYSDVNAIITDNDPALREKYSEITDMLENMAALHEILYNKRVSRGAIDFDSREAKIIVDGEGHPTAIEMLDRGVGERMIESFMLSANETVAGHFTRKVLPFIYRVHEQPDEDRMQRFLEFVTAFGIVPQGTKSSIRPKDIQNVLREVEGETFQPVVSMMLLRSMKQAKYDIEPIGHYGLAAEDYTHFTSPIRRYPDLIVHRLIHFYESHARPNADKQEKMKMKLSDIAEHSSKMERRSVDAERETDSLKKTEFMLDKIGMEFEGIISSVTGFGLFVELSNTVEGLVHISMLKDDYYNFVASHLVMIGEHTGKTYRIGDRVTVKVMDVNTDTRDIDFVIVEREDNSESTSLQRQENRKGGRGNKGRKGNNRSRRRQQDKESNGGNRRIDQSGASKSHNGNKNKHTGKPVQKSKKSASKPQNGKASGQGQNNKQNTNSKSKKSNQKRSFVIRQSKRK, encoded by the coding sequence ACATTGCCATTACAAGTAACGGCACTTTAAGTATCAAACAAGACAAAACCACTTATACAGGGGTATTTACCCAGAATGCACGTGGATTTGGTTTCGTCAAAACTGATGAACTTGAAAAAGACATTTTCATCGGTAAAGGCAAAACCAATGGTGCTTTGCAAAATGACGAAGTGCGGGTAAAAATCACCAGAGAAGCTCATCCTGCCAATGATAAGTCAGCTGAAGGTGAAATCGCTGAAGTATTAGTGCGCCATACGACACGTCTTACAGGTGAGTTTACGCCCTTTAACGATAATGATAAAGCGTCAACAGGTTTTATCGGTAGCGTGAAACCCCAAAACCATGGTTTAGACAACTTAACCGCCTTGGTAAGACCAGACGGATTACATCCAGTAGAAGGTGAAATCGTTGTTGTCGAATTAGTGGATTATCCAGATGACCAACACCCATTTGCAGTAGTGGGTAACGTCATCCAACAAATCGGTCATAAAAACGAGCCAGGTGTAGATATCCTCGCCATTTTAAACATGTTTGAAATTCCGCATGAATTCCCTAATGAAGTTTTAGATCATGCCAATGAAGTGCCTGAAACCATCTCAAATGATGACTTAAAAGGACGTAAGGACCATCGTGACCTGTTAACTATTACAATTGATGGAGCAGATGCAAAAGACTTGGATGATGCCATCTCATTAAGTAAATTGTCAAACGGGAACTTTCAATTAGGCGTTCATATTGCTGACGTGTCTTATTATGTGACAGAAGATTCAGCTATGGATAAAGAAGCCTATGAACGCGGGACGTCAGTTTATCTAACAGACCGGGTAGTCCCAATGTTACCGCAACGTTTATCTAATGGTATATGTTCATTACATCCAGATGTGGACCGTTTAACAATGACAGCTATCATGGAAATTGACCATAACGGCGGTATTGTTGATTATGATATTCATCCGTCAATTATCCACTCAGATTACCGAATGACTTATTCAGATGTGAATGCCATTATCACAGATAATGATCCAGCATTACGGGAAAAATACAGTGAAATCACTGATATGTTGGAAAATATGGCTGCCTTACATGAGATTTTATACAATAAACGTGTTAGCCGTGGTGCCATTGACTTTGATTCTCGTGAAGCGAAAATTATAGTTGACGGTGAAGGTCATCCCACAGCGATTGAAATGCTTGATCGTGGCGTTGGGGAGCGGATGATTGAATCGTTCATGTTATCAGCCAACGAGACAGTTGCTGGCCATTTCACAAGGAAAGTATTGCCATTCATCTACCGTGTCCATGAGCAACCGGATGAAGATAGGATGCAACGTTTCCTAGAATTTGTGACGGCCTTTGGTATTGTGCCACAAGGGACAAAATCTTCTATCCGTCCAAAAGATATTCAAAATGTCTTGCGCGAGGTTGAAGGCGAGACTTTCCAACCGGTTGTATCCATGATGTTACTGCGTTCGATGAAACAAGCAAAATACGATATTGAACCAATCGGCCATTATGGTTTGGCAGCTGAAGATTACACCCACTTCACATCCCCAATCCGTCGTTACCCAGACTTGATTGTTCACCGTTTAATTCACTTCTATGAAAGTCATGCACGTCCAAATGCAGACAAACAAGAGAAGATGAAGATGAAATTATCTGATATCGCAGAACATTCTTCCAAGATGGAACGTCGTAGTGTGGATGCTGAACGTGAAACGGATAGCTTGAAGAAAACAGAATTTATGCTGGATAAAATCGGGATGGAATTTGAAGGAATCATTTCGTCGGTTACTGGTTTTGGTTTATTCGTTGAATTATCAAATACAGTTGAAGGTTTAGTCCATATTTCTATGCTAAAAGACGATTACTACAACTTTGTAGCTAGCCACTTAGTAATGATTGGGGAGCATACTGGTAAAACTTACCGTATTGGGGACAGAGTGACTGTTAAAGTGATGGATGTTAACACAGATACACGTGACATCGATTTTGTCATTGTGGAGCGTGAAGATAACAGTGAATCAACTAGTTTACAGCGTCAAGAGAACCGTAAAGGTGGCCGTGGCAATAAGGGCCGTAAAGGCAACAATAGAAGCCGTAGACGTCAACAAGATAAAGAGTCAAATGGTGGCAACCGCCGAATTGACCAATCTGGTGCTAGCAAGTCCCATAATGGGAATAAGAACAAGCACACAGGTAAACCAGTTCAAAAGAGTAAAAAGTCCGCTAGCAAGCCACAGAACGGAAAAGCTAGCGGTCAAGGGCAAAATAATAAGCAAAATACCAATAGTAAGAGCAAAAAATCAAATCAAAAACGAAGCTTTGTCATTCGTCAAAGTAAACGCAAATAA